GCAGGTTGGACGTGCGGCGATAGGTCGGCGGATCGACGGGCGAGCGTACAAGCGAGACGCGTGCGTGGGCAGACGTAAGGCGAGATGTGTAGCGGTCGATCGTGATCAATCGAGCGAGCGTCAGGCATCGTGCGTACACGTGATTGCCGGCTGGCGGCCCATGGCAGAAGGCTCATCCGAGGGTGCGAGGAAGTCGCGCGCTGGAGCAGCTGGCTAGCAGTGCGGACTGGCCGAAGCGCCGGGAAGGCCCAGGCAACGGGCAGTGCTGGTCCGCTGGGACATACAGAGGAACCGTGCAAGTGAGATTTGTttggagggagagagagagaggaccgAGTCCCTGTTACGAGTCGTAGACGTGAAGCAGCAAGGCAGCTCTTTGTACATGGCATCAGGTTGGCAAAGGCTTGGGCATGCAAAGCTAGCATTGGAAGTTATGCAAGGGAGCTACTCCACGTGAAGACCAAAGCTATCTTTGGATTTGCAACTAGTATACTCGGTGTACTTGGGGATCACGCAAAGAGTGCTCGATGTTTTTTTACAGGTCAGTCGTACAAAGAATCATGGCGCTAATGGGTATCAAGTTTGAGGTGGAGAAGTTCGACGAAACTCACGACTTTGGGTTATGGCAGACAATGGTGAAAAAAATTGTTAGCACAACAGGGATGCTTGAAGGCGTTGTTGGATGTCAAGCCAGACAGATGGTGAGGATCGTGAGGAGTTGCATATGGCTGCAGCAAAGGAAATTCAGTTCGGGTCAGATATGTATGGCGATTTGCTTGGACAGTCTGATGGATCGACGCAAGTCGGTTGGTACAGAAGACGGTGGTGAGATCAGCGACGACGACATAGGTGCGTGCTGCCgatggtgaccgacttctgggcgtggaaacacgtggcACATGCCCGAGTGCTTGTGtggcttcgacaagactatggcgcGGGGTTGATTCAAGACGGTGCACATGTGAGCTTGAAGTCGACGGGGCGCGGGGGTGGActgatcatctaccatggagtcatgttgaagttGGAGCTGGATTGAGGGGTTACGATGTAAGGATCTAGGGAATCGAAGCCTATTCAGCAAGGAGGAAAAACGAGTAACACACAATTCAGACTGAAGCCCAGTGGTTCGATGAAAGcgtgaaactcgtcatcggtcggtgatgatcgatGGTACTCTGGagtgggggttgagtggtgtgggtttgcgacccttgagactcgaccTGGACAGCGGAGACTCGACGCAGTAATAGCGGTGAGGCGTGTGGTATGCACGGGGCATGGAGACGGGCCAGGGCTCTGGTGatcatacatgtggtgagacaactgcgaatttgactcacgatgactacaagcaatggtgaaattccttcaagtttcagacaggcggtcaagaaaggagcggtgatgttgagttcaggtaactcttatgtgCAGCATCCAATATGTGAAttgttcactttcacgcaggTCAGTGATCGGTGTGTGATGGTGCTGAACGGATACTCTGGAAGTTGGGAGCACAAACTAGAGTAAGgggaacttaattttgctcgagtgttaactgtggtcaagaaaagaagggactacaagttgcaggtAGAGTCACATGGAGTCTTTGGAGTTGCAGCGATACTCATGGAATAAGTTCAGGTCCAATATACATGAAAGTTTGACGCATGGACAAATGCAGGATGGTGGAatatattcgccaaggtggagtttgttggagttgtgtcgaatatagtgtacaaggtaggttacagttggacttctagttgtattgtgtttagataggatatggagtcgtgttcaagtaggacacttgtatcctagacctctcatatatagtggggtagacacacgatgtaacctatgccaacataatagcaccggaacgcagagaaagccggcggcatgtgccggtgtccagggtgactgggtgcggtattgtagcggtgtcatggggaggagcgcccatagtcaagccccgaggatgtagccatatcggtgaacctcgttaacaaatctcggcgTTGTGCTTGTGTGATTGCTTGATCCTTAGATGATCAACagtgcctcggatttattctaacagtTTCACCTGCGATACTCTAGCACCATTTCCAACAAACAAAACAACCCATCCTTTGGAAACAATCAACAACCAACTTCTAAGCCTTCAACAACTATCCTTTATCCTCACCAACAATGGCCTATCCACCTTCTTCTAGGCTAACAGTTGGATCCTGGACCAACCTTTATCCAATGCCTTCCCCGGTGATTGTTCAAAAAAGACATGGTCACAAGACCCCAAGGAAACCAGCTCCTGTAAAGACGAATTCTCATAGTGATGGCCAAGGTGGCATTAGAGTTGCACGAGCTAAATGATACCAACTGAAGTTAATATCAACAATACCGCCCAACCGTTACACAGATATAGTCAATATCTGCATAATTACTTCCTTCCCTGAAGTAGCTTTGTGCATTTTAAGACGATTCACCGATCACCGCTTGCACTTTGCGCAATAATGGTTGCTCCTCGCCATCGTAGAGCCGCACAGGTAGCAGAAGCAGTGCCCGCACCTGCAAATCAAATCAGAGGAAACAATAATTAGTTTGCACTTTGGCGCACATAAAAATTGACTGTTGGTGTGCAGGAGCGAAGGAGATTCAGTGATGAAGCTGCAGCTACCTGCAGGCGATGAAGGTGCAGCCGTCCACCCTCTCGACGTAGATCTTGCACTTGGGGCACCGCTGCCACTTGCTCTGCTGCGCCACCTTCCTCAGCAGCAGGTCCTCCCGCCCGCGCTCGTCGTCCCCGAGCCGCTGGAACTCGGCGCACTCCACCCCCTCGTGCCACGGCACCTTGCACTTCGCGCAGAACACCCGCTTGCAATGGGGGCACTCCACCTTGGCCGCcgcgtcgccgtcgccgtccccgGGGTCGTCGTCCACCAGCAGCGCCGAGCAGTCCTTGAAGGGGCAGTAGAACTTGAGCTCGCCGAGCGCCATGTCGCAGAGCGCGGCGCCCCACCTGTGGAACAGCGGCGCCGGGATCACGCGCCGGCACTCCTCCGGGTGCAGCACGCCGTCCTTGCAGCCCGGATCAGGGCAGCCGATGGCCAGCAGGTTCTCCTCGACCCTCGCGGCGATGTACTGCCGCACGCAGCCGGCGCAGAACGCGTGCCGGCACCCGGGGATGCGGAACCGCTCGACGCCGGGGACCGTCTCCATGCAGATCGTGCAGTCGAATTTCTTGGCGCTGTTGGAGCATTCGCCTTTCTCGAACAGCTTCCTCTTGCCGCTGGCGATGTCTTTGAGGAAGATCAAGCTGCAGCCATCATCGTCGTCTAGATCGATCACTTGAGGGGGGCTGTCGTCGTCCAAGTCGATGACTTGGCGCGTCTCTGGTTTCGACGGAGATGTGCTGGGATCAACAGGAAACAGGGGCAGCTCCGACCGTAGTTTGCGCCTCCCCTTGCGGTCAGGAATGGACCCTTCGGGGGTCCCGGCGACGGCGGTtccggaggaggagggggcggtgGCCTGGTCGCGAGAGGGGTCGAGGGAGAGGAGGATGGCCTGCTGGATCTGCATCTCCTCGCGGCTGCTGGAGGAGCCAAGGACTGTCACTTCGTCGTCCTCGTCGGACGAGATGTCGATGGGGCAGAAGGGATTGTCGGCCTtcgcggcggcggaggcggaggcggaggcggaggacGCCATGGCCGGCGACGGGTGGTGTCCAGCCAGAGGCGGCGCTGCTCTGCTTCCCATCCGTCGTTGGTTGTGGGCTGGGGCAGTTTCAAATTGGAGGAGATTGCGGGACGCGTGGACGGGTGCGATCTACTGatgcgagagagagaggggtggggGCTGGATTTTTGTTGGATGTGGTGAATCGGAATTAGGGCTCGCAAAAAACTCAAACGTCGCTCTCGCTCGCTCATCGGCTCGTAAAAGTAACGAGCCAAACACTCTCAGTTTCTCTTCTTGTATAACAAACTAAAAAAAAGTTATTCTTGTAACGATGCTCCTTTTTATTTATATTTATAGAAAAATAATAATGGTAAATGATTCTAACCGAGCACTGCCTAAGCCCCCTTGCTCATGCGCCACATGTCTAGTGAACCCCATGCAGCCTCTCCTCGTCTCGTTCTTATGGTTGCGTGACACCACCCGTCGTTCTCCCCTCTCatctccccctccccccccccaacgTTTCCCTTCGTAGTTTCATCACGCCGTCGTCCGCTCTCCCCTGACTTGTGTCTCACCATGTGTGTGGGGTGTCGCTGCTATGAGCAGGGACCAACACTGTCATTATAGGGATGCATGAAGCATAGACGTTCCGTGCTACAAAGTAGGACCACCGCGGCTGCGTCTCGGAATCTGGAACTGCTTCTGGTGCAGGCCCCTTCACCATTGTTTAGGTACACATTTTACATTCCGTGAAGTCTAAACTTTCTTATAATCAAAGTACAATGTGTCCTTCTCCAGCCGCTTATGATCCTTTCATCGTGTGGTTGCGTGACACAAAAGGGCCGGGCATCGAGAGCCCAGGATGGTACAATGTTCACCATCGCGCTCTCCCCTTGCTTTGAGAGGGGCTGTAGACTACTGTGGACGGGCTCTAGGTCGATACGGGCTAGCCATCCGCCCGATGATACTACAAGTTCGCCAACCAATGTTGCGGCCGGGTCAGACGGTGCTACAAGCCAGTGAAAGTGTCAATGGCGTGTTGCGACCGCCAATGGCGGGTGTTATGATTTTTTACCAAGGATGTTATGACTAGAGACAACAAATGTTGCGACCAGATAGTTTTTTTCATCCTTGTTCCTACTAATAAAGTTGCGAGATCTAATGGTTTTGCGGGTAGCAATCGAGCAGCTGGCAAGGCATGTCTAGTGCTCTCCAAAAACAATTACATCGTGAGAACATATTCTTGTACATTCTACCCGGAAAAAATATATTCTTGGTACATTCAATCAACTCCGTCGAGTTTATGGAATTGCTCCATGTACAAGGCACACCCCTCGCTTCTAGTGGACTGAACTGGACTGTTGATAGGTCTTAATTTTGCAAACCTCACATGCAGTAAGAGAGAAACACGACTGGTATCTTTTACTCCCTTCGATCGGAAAAAAATGTCCCGGCTTTGAACTAAGGTTTGGAAAAAAAATGTCCCAGCTTTGAACTAAGGTTTGTTTTCCGATCAGAGAGGGAGTATCATTTAAATGGTAGAGTAATCATTTTTAGAGAATTTTAAACAGTAGCTATATAAGACGAAAGATACACACACACACGGGACTTAAAAACCTGTCTCCGATAGGAAAAACTAGCATAGCCCGCGCGGCGGCACGCCGCACCCGTCAATACGTTGTATCCATATGAAGTGTGTTTACTTTTTGAAACAAATGTTATTGGTTTAATATAAGAGAACCCTGTGCGTATGAAGATAAACTGGAAAGAGGCATATTCTTGGTATCATGCATGCTGCATGTTGCTAAACAAGGAAAATACATGTTGATACATCTCTAATAAGTTTCATAGGACAAAGGGTATGTTATGATGATAACTTCCTTCCgttagtttatttttattttagtATATGAAAGCACTCATTTTAAAAACCAAGTATATGAAGGCACCATTAGCCGAGGGAGTGTCATATCAGTAGTTAACATGATAAAGTTCATAA
This region of Triticum urartu cultivar G1812 unplaced genomic scaffold, Tu2.1 TuUngrouped_contig_4228, whole genome shotgun sequence genomic DNA includes:
- the LOC125527526 gene encoding probable E3 ubiquitin-protein ligase RNF144A-B, whose product is MGSRAAPPLAGHHPSPAMASSASASASAAAKADNPFCPIDISSDEDDEVTVLGSSSSREEMQIQQAILLSLDPSRDQATAPSSSGTAVAGTPEGSIPDRKGRRKLRSELPLFPVDPSTSPSKPETRQVIDLDDDSPPQVIDLDDDDGCSLIFLKDIASGKRKLFEKGECSNSAKKFDCTICMETVPGVERFRIPGCRHAFCAGCVRQYIAARVEENLLAIGCPDPGCKDGVLHPEECRRVIPAPLFHRWGAALCDMALGELKFYCPFKDCSALLVDDDPGDGDGDAAAKVECPHCKRVFCAKCKVPWHEGVECAEFQRLGDDERGREDLLLRKVAQQSKWQRCPKCKIYVERVDGCTFIACRCGHCFCYLCGSTMARSNHYCAKCKR